A window of Halogeometricum sp. S1BR25-6 genomic DNA:
GTCGACCCCGACGACATCGGCGTCATCGCGCCGTTCCGCGCGCAGGTCGCCGAGATAAGCAAGCGGACCGACGTCACCGTCGACACCGTCGACCGATTTCAAGGCTCCTCGAAGGAGGTGATTTTGGTGTCGTTCGTCGCCGCCGGGGGGCTCGACGGCCCCATCTTCGAGGACCATCGCCGGATCAACGTCGCCCTCACGCGCGCGAAGAAGGCGCTCGTCCTCGTCGGCGACGCCGACGCCCTCGCCTCGGACCCCTTCTACGCGCGGATGCTCGACTGGGCGCGGCGGTGAGGGCGGCGACGTGCGGACCGCGTCGGGGTACCGGTCCGACGGCGGCCCGTCGGCCGACCGTCACGCGAGAACGCTTTTCCTCGTGGGGTGCGAACTAGTAGCATATGTCTCAGAAACAGAGCCCGATGTCTCGGCCGGAGGCCGACTCGGAGGGACAACTCCTCGGCGTGAGACAGGCGGCGCTGGGAGCGGCGGCCGGACTCGCGGGGATGGCGGTGATGGTCCCGCTTCTCGGCGTCGCGTGGCTGCTCGGGGCGTTCGAACTCTCGGCCGTCGCCGGTCTGGCGAGCATCGTCGGACTCGGCGAGAGCTTCCTGCTCGGCGCGATAATCTTCGTCGGCGGCGGGATGACGACGATTCCGCTCCTGTTCGCCTCGCTGGCGGTGTTCATGCCGGGCGAGAGCATGGGGACGAAGGGCGCCGTCTTCAACGCCATCGTCTGGACCGGGTTCGCCGTCGCCTTCTGGTCCGAACAGACCGGTCTGACGCTCGCGCTGTACCTCCTGTTGACGCTCCTAGCGCACGTCGGCTACGGCTACGTCCTCGGCACCGTCTACGGCCGCTACGCGACTATCCCCGTCTACGACGTCTGAGATGCCGCTGCTCCAGTTCGACACGACGGCCGAGGCGAGCGCCGAGGAGCGAGAGCGGTTCACCGCGGCGGTGACCGACCTGTACGCCGAGGAGATGGCGACGACGACGGGCCACGTCGCCGTGGTGATACGCGAGCACCCCCCGGCGAACCTCTCTTTGGGCCGCGCCGAGGAGGGTCCGCTGTGCTTTCTGAGCGCCGACATCCGCGAGGGCCGGTCGTTCGAGCGCAAGCGGTCGTTCGCGCTGGCGGCGATGGAACTGGCGGCCGAGCGGTTCTCGATACCCGAGACGAACCTGAAGGTGTCGTTTACCGAGCACGCGGGGGAGGAACTGATGGGCGTCGACCGGGTGGGCGGGGAGTGGTCGCCGACCGAAGAGGACGGCGAGTGAGCGGCGGGGAACGGAGGGCTACCAGAGGATGGCGGGCCAGACGAACTGGAACATGAACCAGAGGAGACCCGTCAGCACGACGGTCATCACGAGGTTGAGGATGACGCCGGCGCGCATCATGTGCTTCTGTTCGATGTAGCCCGACCCGAACACGATGGCGTTCGGCGGCGTCGCCACCGGGAGCGCGAAGGCGAAACTCGCCGCCACGGCGCCGGAGACCGAGAGGAAGACGGCCGCCGCCACCTCCGCGAGACCGAGCGTCGTGGCGAAGACGCTGCCGATGCCGATGAGGATGGGGACGATGATGGTCGCCGTCGCGGTGTTGGAGGTCATCTCCGTGAGGAAGATGACTAGGAGAACGACCGCGGCGACGACGAGGACGATGGGCGCGCCGGTCAGCGAACTGAACACCGTGTTGGCTATCCAGTCGGTCGCGCCCGTCGCCGCGAGGGCGTCC
This region includes:
- a CDS encoding DUF6789 family protein, producing MSQKQSPMSRPEADSEGQLLGVRQAALGAAAGLAGMAVMVPLLGVAWLLGAFELSAVAGLASIVGLGESFLLGAIIFVGGGMTTIPLLFASLAVFMPGESMGTKGAVFNAIVWTGFAVAFWSEQTGLTLALYLLLTLLAHVGYGYVLGTVYGRYATIPVYDV
- a CDS encoding tautomerase family protein; this encodes MPLLQFDTTAEASAEERERFTAAVTDLYAEEMATTTGHVAVVIREHPPANLSLGRAEEGPLCFLSADIREGRSFERKRSFALAAMELAAERFSIPETNLKVSFTEHAGEELMGVDRVGGEWSPTEEDGE